A segment of the Bdellovibrio bacteriovorus genome:
CTTCGACGCCCAATACAATAGATTCCGTGATGCAGATCCGGAAGGCAGCCCGGTGAGTCCACTGCCTCCACCGCAGGCGCCCCCACCAATGCCGGGCGGCAGACCTAAAAACTTTGCACCGGGTTCAACGGTCTAACATAATGGGGTCCTATGGGGCCCCTTTTTCATTTCTTCCGTCGCAAACACAAACAAGAATTCAAACCCGTCGTTTTAGTCACGGGATGTTCCACTGGCATCGGCTTGGCCGTCGCCCACCTGTTACGCCGGCATCCTGAGTACCGTCTGGTGCTGACCGCGCGGGAAAAGAGTCTCGATAAACTTCGTGATGAATTTCTGGAGGACGAACGCCTGCTGATCCGTCCGCTGGACGTGACCTCAGAATCCGATCGCCTGCTTTTGGTGAATGAAGTCAGCAAAATCTGGGGCGGCATCGACATTCTGATCAACAATGCCGGCATCTCTTATCGTGCGGTCGTTGAACACATGACTGAAAAAGACGAAGAGCTGCAAATGGCCACCAACTATTTCGGGCCGATGGGTTTGATTCGTCTGTGCCTTCCACACATGCGCGAAACGGGCAGAGGAAAGATCATCAACGTGTCTTCCGTCAGCGGGATGCTGGCGATGCCGACAATGTCCTCGTACTCAGCTTCGAAATTCGCACTGGAAGGCGCTTCCGAGGCCCTGTGGTACGAGATGCGCCCGTTTGGTGTGACGATCTCCCTGGTGCAACCAGGCTTCATTCACAGCCCGTCCCACAAGAATGTCTATCACACGCAGAATTCGGACCCGACCCGCAACTGGAGCGGTCCTTACTGCGATTTCTACAAGAACATGACCCCGTTTGTGGAAAAGATGATGAACATGTCGCTGACCACTCCGGAAAAGGTCGCCAAACAGATTCTGCACACCATGAAGACCGAAAACCCGCCGCTGTGGATTCCGGCCACCCTGGATGCGACGGTGTTTTATTATATCCGCCGTTTGCTGCCAAGACGGGTGCTTTTGCCGTTCCTGTACTGGTGTCTGCCAGGGGCGCGGCATTGGGCCAAAGAACACACCCACAGGCGTTCTTAGGCTGCCAACTGGACCTTGGACTTGTTTCGGGGTTTGGGGTTGAGTTCCCGTTAACCTCTTGATGGACTGAAGTCGTCTTCAATTAGAGACCTTTGAAAAGCATGGAGGCTGATCATGGGAAATAATCTGGCGAAGACAGTGGTTGCGGCAACTGGACTGCCTCAGGACCCTGTCGAAAGAGAATTCAATAGTTTGCTTGAAAAGCACGGGAAAAACCCCGACAGCCTGACGCTGGAAGAACTGCGAGAGGTGATGGCGGAATACCTGCAGATGGTCTTCCTGGAAATGCATGTGGAAGACGGCGCCGAAAGCGCTTAATCGATTCACACCTTAAAACGAAAAAAGCCACACTATCTCAGTGTGGCTTTTTTATTTTCAAACTTAGCAGGAACTATTTCGCTGCGACC
Coding sequences within it:
- a CDS encoding SDR family oxidoreductase: MGPLFHFFRRKHKQEFKPVVLVTGCSTGIGLAVAHLLRRHPEYRLVLTAREKSLDKLRDEFLEDERLLIRPLDVTSESDRLLLVNEVSKIWGGIDILINNAGISYRAVVEHMTEKDEELQMATNYFGPMGLIRLCLPHMRETGRGKIINVSSVSGMLAMPTMSSYSASKFALEGASEALWYEMRPFGVTISLVQPGFIHSPSHKNVYHTQNSDPTRNWSGPYCDFYKNMTPFVEKMMNMSLTTPEKVAKQILHTMKTENPPLWIPATLDATVFYYIRRLLPRRVLLPFLYWCLPGARHWAKEHTHRRS